In Listeria monocytogenes, the following proteins share a genomic window:
- a CDS encoding TIM-barrel domain-containing protein produces the protein MKKGMKQVCVSLAVVPLVWLNLGITQPLQVEVKAEETKEKEVKKEANTGAAKQLSKEEYAKLSAEEGLGNVLEATVTDNVITLKIDNGDEAEDDYLEISPLANNLLKVNLRPRNIENSPSTPMIDPNATFTAIGVTIDLESDPMIISTDECTLEIAKEPARMTFKDKNGKTLLSESADGGIFDGGVRFKRGASDHVYGAYGISFSDGDLGMERDNTAADSNKTAQAGQQGNAGGPFMWSTAGYGLLVDSDGGYPYSVSDEEKLEFYYGDTVVEGRRYVKENVEMYLMSGEPEEIMSSYADVTGHTPMMPKWSLGFSNFEWGTNEAEFRENINTYRAKGIPIDSFAFDYDWKFYGDPTYGGDYGEFAWNTENFPSAKDTTLKSDMDALGVKMIGITKPRVVTNLEDGTATQQGKDAEANGYWYPGQSAYEDYAFPVTVRSIDPYNEDERNWWWSHSEDALDKGIVGWWNDETDKVSSNGADYWFGNFTTGFTSEAMYEGQRDYTNERVWQTGRTFYPGAQRYSTSTWSGDIGVQWKKGEVIDWANGMQEQPSTMLSTINLGQTKWGMDTGGFNANSGQVLNPDPELYSRWMEFSSLVPVFRTHGNQNQQRQPWFYGGTAEEVAKSSMTWRYSMIPYMYAYERQAYDSGVGLVQPLTFDNPTDENVVNLTDEWMFGDGLLAAPVLEEGAGSRDIYLPAGTWIDYNRGDVYEGNQTISYEVNDDDWTDVPMFVKQGAIMPMQQPQNYVGESAVKTIYLDTFASDKETSFTHYDDDGKSFDYEKDTYLKQKMTTSKSADTSTFTIGAKEGSYKADTENYIVKLHGNAAESVQVNGADSKVYDDLSALENADGSGYAVGSDVYGAVTYVKVPAQADADTVITTSGSASVVQTGAYEMETGSNFADTVADKPVAEKTYVDGYDKDGAGTTIYANVKDSGDYNVDLTYKNASSDNQALSIFVNGDYVKQTTLKPNTDWSVQSETLPLSAGKNSISYKVVTDTGDKADQVSLDKVNIGFTPTVAKVEAEEADLAGTLKVANDHWFYSGEGFVGGFGAAGDEIKFEVDVPADGEYVLNTRTANGTGMPQTLDLYTNGDYNSRVTFPSEGENWNIWSDTEKAVNLKAGTNKITFLRDGETTGNVNIDRILVSAEPINSPVQSEVNLLDNGGFERDAAATTNWVESHPDGQDKAYGVDSGSGVNPPESPAFGKQSAYFYLPGAYKQTLAQQIAVPVNNANYDVEAWVKVSNDDAAKAQMTVNNYDSSDGKTIDLVADDVWHYVTIKDVKVTTGNINTSFQMDSPGGTSIHIDNVRVVPSAE, from the coding sequence ATGAAAAAAGGTATGAAACAAGTTTGTGTCAGTTTGGCTGTTGTACCACTCGTTTGGCTGAATTTAGGGATAACTCAGCCGTTACAAGTGGAAGTGAAAGCGGAAGAGACGAAAGAAAAAGAAGTGAAAAAAGAAGCGAATACAGGAGCCGCGAAGCAACTTAGCAAAGAAGAATATGCGAAATTAAGTGCGGAGGAAGGACTTGGAAATGTCCTTGAAGCAACGGTGACTGATAATGTCATCACGCTTAAAATTGATAACGGGGATGAAGCAGAAGATGATTACTTGGAAATTTCCCCGCTAGCGAATAATTTGCTTAAGGTGAATTTGCGACCACGCAATATCGAAAATAGTCCATCTACACCTATGATTGATCCGAATGCAACTTTCACAGCGATTGGTGTGACCATTGACTTGGAATCAGATCCAATGATAATTTCAACAGATGAATGTACGCTAGAAATTGCTAAAGAGCCGGCACGAATGACTTTTAAAGATAAAAATGGGAAAACGTTATTGTCTGAATCAGCAGATGGCGGGATTTTTGATGGCGGTGTTAGATTTAAGCGCGGCGCTTCTGACCATGTTTACGGTGCCTATGGAATTAGTTTTAGTGACGGAGACCTGGGCATGGAACGAGATAATACTGCGGCCGATAGTAATAAGACTGCACAAGCGGGTCAGCAAGGTAATGCAGGAGGTCCGTTCATGTGGTCTACAGCAGGATATGGCTTACTTGTAGATAGTGATGGCGGGTACCCGTATTCCGTTTCAGATGAAGAAAAATTAGAGTTTTATTACGGCGATACAGTGGTTGAAGGTCGTCGTTACGTGAAAGAAAATGTAGAGATGTATTTAATGTCTGGTGAGCCCGAAGAAATTATGTCTTCTTATGCTGATGTAACTGGGCATACTCCAATGATGCCAAAATGGTCGCTTGGATTCTCTAACTTTGAGTGGGGAACAAACGAAGCGGAATTTAGAGAAAACATTAATACGTATCGTGCGAAAGGCATCCCAATTGATTCCTTCGCGTTTGATTATGATTGGAAATTCTACGGAGACCCTACGTATGGTGGCGATTATGGCGAGTTTGCTTGGAATACAGAAAACTTCCCATCAGCAAAAGACACAACGTTAAAATCTGATATGGATGCACTTGGTGTAAAAATGATTGGGATTACAAAACCGCGTGTCGTAACTAATTTAGAAGATGGAACAGCTACACAACAAGGGAAAGATGCAGAAGCAAATGGTTACTGGTATCCAGGGCAATCTGCGTATGAAGACTATGCGTTCCCTGTAACGGTAAGAAGTATTGACCCATACAACGAAGATGAACGTAATTGGTGGTGGTCACATTCTGAGGATGCCCTAGATAAAGGAATTGTCGGTTGGTGGAATGATGAAACAGACAAAGTATCTTCTAATGGAGCCGATTATTGGTTTGGTAATTTCACAACTGGATTTACATCAGAAGCTATGTATGAAGGCCAACGCGACTATACAAATGAACGTGTTTGGCAAACAGGAAGAACCTTCTACCCAGGCGCACAGCGTTATTCTACTTCTACTTGGTCCGGAGATATCGGCGTTCAGTGGAAAAAAGGCGAAGTTATTGACTGGGCAAATGGTATGCAAGAACAACCTAGTACAATGCTTTCGACAATTAATTTAGGACAGACAAAATGGGGCATGGATACAGGTGGTTTCAATGCCAATTCGGGCCAAGTATTAAACCCGGATCCAGAACTTTATAGTCGTTGGATGGAATTTAGTTCTCTAGTTCCAGTTTTCCGTACGCATGGGAATCAAAATCAACAACGTCAACCTTGGTTCTATGGTGGCACGGCGGAAGAAGTTGCTAAAAGTAGCATGACTTGGCGCTACTCAATGATTCCTTATATGTATGCTTATGAACGTCAAGCCTATGACTCTGGTGTTGGTCTAGTTCAACCACTTACGTTTGATAATCCTACTGATGAAAATGTAGTTAATTTAACAGATGAGTGGATGTTTGGTGATGGATTACTTGCGGCACCTGTTTTAGAAGAAGGAGCGGGTTCTCGTGATATTTATTTGCCAGCAGGAACATGGATTGACTACAACCGCGGTGACGTATACGAAGGGAATCAAACAATCAGTTATGAAGTGAATGATGACGACTGGACGGATGTGCCGATGTTTGTTAAACAAGGTGCCATTATGCCAATGCAACAACCACAAAACTATGTTGGCGAATCCGCAGTCAAAACAATTTATTTAGACACTTTTGCATCAGATAAAGAGACCTCCTTTACACATTACGACGACGACGGAAAATCTTTTGATTATGAAAAAGATACCTATCTAAAACAAAAAATGACTACTTCAAAATCAGCTGATACTAGTACTTTCACGATTGGTGCGAAAGAAGGAAGTTATAAAGCCGACACAGAGAATTACATTGTAAAACTACACGGAAATGCGGCTGAAAGTGTCCAAGTAAATGGCGCAGATAGCAAAGTTTATGACGATTTATCCGCTTTAGAAAATGCCGATGGTAGCGGATATGCTGTAGGTAGCGATGTTTACGGAGCAGTAACATACGTAAAAGTACCAGCTCAAGCTGATGCAGATACTGTCATTACAACTTCAGGTTCTGCAAGTGTCGTACAAACAGGAGCATACGAAATGGAAACAGGATCCAATTTTGCTGATACAGTTGCTGATAAACCGGTTGCTGAAAAAACGTATGTGGATGGCTACGATAAAGACGGCGCCGGAACTACTATCTATGCAAATGTAAAAGACTCTGGTGACTATAATGTGGACCTAACTTACAAAAATGCTTCCTCAGATAACCAAGCATTAAGTATTTTTGTCAATGGTGATTATGTAAAACAAACCACGCTAAAACCAAACACCGATTGGTCAGTTCAGTCCGAAACATTACCACTTTCAGCAGGGAAAAATAGTATTTCTTATAAAGTGGTAACGGACACAGGCGATAAAGCTGATCAAGTATCACTAGACAAAGTAAATATTGGTTTCACACCAACTGTAGCAAAAGTCGAAGCAGAAGAAGCGGACCTTGCCGGCACTTTAAAAGTGGCGAACGATCACTGGTTCTATAGTGGAGAAGGTTTTGTTGGTGGATTTGGAGCAGCAGGAGATGAAATTAAGTTTGAAGTGGATGTACCAGCTGACGGCGAGTACGTACTAAACACACGAACAGCAAATGGAACTGGCATGCCACAAACACTCGATTTATATACGAATGGTGACTACAACTCTCGCGTAACTTTCCCTTCCGAAGGTGAAAACTGGAATATTTGGTCAGATACAGAAAAAGCTGTGAACTTAAAAGCAGGAACCAATAAAATTACCTTCCTAAGAGACGGCGAAACTACTGGTAATGTAAATATCGATAGAATTCTTGTTTCGGCTGAGCCAATCAATTCACCAGTACAGTCGGAAGTAAATCTACTCGATAATGGCGGATTTGAGCGGGATGCAGCGGCAACGACGAATTGGGTAGAGTCTCATCCTGATGGACAGGACAAAGCATACGGCGTTGATAGCGGCTCAGGTGTCAATCCTCCAGAATCACCAGCATTTGGCAAACAGAGCGCTTATTTCTACTTACCTGGCGCTTACAAACAAACACTCGCTCAACAAATCGCAGTTCCAGTTAATAATGCGAATTACGACGTTGAAGCATGGGTGAAAGTAAGCAACGATGATGCAGCAAAAGCACAAATGACGGTTAATAATTATGATAGCAGCGATGGTAAAACAATTGACTTAGTTGCAGATGACGTTTGGCATTATGTAACAATAAAGGATGTCAAAGTAACAACAGGCAATATTAATACTAGTTTCCAAATGGATTCCCCAGGAGGAACGAGCATTCACATTGATAATGTAAGAGTTGTGCCATCCGCAGAATAA
- a CDS encoding lmo2445 family class 3 internalin: MKKIIGLAFIAFCCILFAPTIKAQADTVPLPAPIIEAFPVEAIAEAIAGELDKDSVNDTITQADLDTMTLIPLPSLGLTGEDLSVLNNEVFTNAIELAIWSNNIGELPDLSDALPALENIEANGANITLFPDANYPNLTNADLSQNNFGFNIPKFVGMEALESINISDAGLSGYVAEDIWMNMPNLDSLLLNENHLISIPEDIFLSGQLSTHSFANQTATYPHTTIKQGENLEVFVPFIYQALDFIAPSKHDLIIIKDNGRTLYEPPYPTYDGSYMYKIETAGLQPGEHLLEISLGYNSGEYTGWYDFPVTITE, from the coding sequence ATGAAAAAAATAATTGGGCTAGCATTTATAGCTTTTTGTTGCATATTATTTGCACCAACTATAAAAGCACAAGCGGATACAGTTCCCTTACCAGCGCCTATTATTGAGGCTTTTCCTGTGGAAGCGATAGCGGAGGCGATTGCGGGAGAACTAGATAAAGATTCTGTAAATGACACGATTACGCAAGCAGATTTGGATACAATGACTCTTATTCCTTTGCCCTCATTGGGTTTAACGGGGGAAGACTTAAGCGTACTAAACAATGAAGTATTTACAAACGCGATTGAATTAGCGATATGGAGTAATAATATTGGAGAACTGCCTGATTTATCTGATGCGCTTCCTGCTTTAGAAAATATTGAAGCAAATGGGGCTAATATTACTCTTTTTCCAGATGCAAACTATCCTAACTTAACCAATGCTGATTTGAGTCAAAATAATTTTGGCTTTAATATTCCAAAGTTTGTTGGAATGGAAGCACTAGAAAGTATTAACATTTCGGATGCTGGACTTTCTGGTTATGTAGCGGAAGATATTTGGATGAATATGCCTAACTTAGATTCACTACTTCTTAATGAGAATCATTTAATTTCTATTCCGGAAGATATCTTTCTATCAGGACAATTAAGTACACATTCATTTGCTAACCAGACAGCAACTTATCCTCATACAACGATTAAACAAGGAGAGAACTTAGAAGTTTTTGTTCCTTTTATTTACCAAGCATTAGATTTTATCGCACCAAGTAAACACGATTTAATTATTATTAAGGATAATGGCAGAACGCTTTATGAACCACCTTATCCGACCTATGATGGTTCGTACATGTACAAAATTGAAACAGCGGGCTTACAACCGGGAGAGCATTTGCTAGAAATTTCATTAGGTTATAACTCGGGAGAATATACGGGTTGGTATGATTTCCCAGTAACTATTACAGAATAA